In a genomic window of Venatoribacter cucullus:
- the nadD gene encoding nicotinate-nucleotide adenylyltransferase has product MAKSASNLQPAPGPHWALLGGTFDPVHIGHLRIAVQLRDLGFDKVLLIPNRIPPHRPQPQASAEQRLAMLQLACTRLDGIEPSSIELERDDLSYSAITVQALRQQHPGVRFTWVMGQDAWQGFEHWFQPQNLLEQASLLVISRPGSRHVSHWQEQQLEQRECNISELLAQNAGQICLHHWPELDISASDLRRAIRQGDNVVFLTPDAVLDYISQQQLYR; this is encoded by the coding sequence ATGGCGAAATCCGCCAGTAACCTGCAGCCGGCGCCGGGCCCGCACTGGGCCCTGCTGGGCGGTACCTTTGACCCGGTGCATATCGGCCATCTGCGCATCGCCGTGCAGCTGCGCGATCTGGGCTTCGACAAGGTGCTGCTGATTCCCAACCGGATTCCGCCGCACCGGCCGCAACCCCAGGCCAGCGCCGAACAACGGCTGGCCATGCTGCAGCTGGCCTGCACCCGGCTGGATGGTATTGAACCCAGCAGCATTGAACTGGAGCGCGATGACCTCAGCTACAGCGCCATTACCGTGCAGGCCTTGCGCCAGCAACACCCGGGCGTGCGTTTTACCTGGGTGATGGGGCAGGATGCCTGGCAGGGTTTTGAACACTGGTTCCAGCCCCAGAATCTGCTGGAACAGGCCAGCCTGCTGGTGATCAGCCGTCCCGGCAGCCGCCACGTCAGCCACTGGCAGGAACAACAACTGGAACAGCGCGAGTGTAATATCAGCGAATTACTGGCACAAAATGCCGGTCAGATCTGTCTGCACCACTGGCCGGAACTGGATATATCCGCCTCCGACTTGCGCCGCGCTATCCGGCAGGGTGACAATGTCGTCTTTCTGACACCGGACGCGGTGCTGGATTACATCTCTCAACAACAACTCTATCGATAG
- the mrdA gene encoding penicillin-binding protein 2, with amino-acid sequence MWEHSFRDPRQERRLFRSRAIILGLVIFLLLCGLAWRMAYLQITLHEKYRDLSENNRMQLRPVSPNRGLIYDRNGVLLAENIPSYSLTLTPERAQDQQHTLTFLNELIGFSEREWEQIETRLSQRRRPFEPIVLKHRLSEEEIASIMVNRNFMPGIDVEAQLVRHYPHGEDFAHVLGYVGRINQQEQNQLDLDPEAKRRYSATRFIGKTGAEKRYEDILHGEVGYEKVETNARGRVIRVIERQDPAPGEDITLHLDIRLQQLARKEMQGMRGGLVAIDIETGGILSLYSNPSFDPNLFVTGISHADYAALRDNLDLPLFDRTTRGQYPPASTLKPFVGLAFLESGSTSWSETITDHGWYQLPNDERIYRDWKRTGHGLVNMERAMVESCDTYFYEMAVRAGIDNISPFLAQFGFGRNMTLDIPNALPGLLPDRDWKRGRHGNFWFAGDTVNLGIGQGYMLVTPLQLATATAVLGNRGKWQIPRLIYAQGEQPVEVAHGDIADIQLKAPRDWDRMTTAMEKVITDLRGTAHRLHQRRTYSIAAKTGTAQVVGIKQDEEYDSEALKERLRDHALFIAYAPADNPKIAVAVVIENGESAARTAGPVAQSIIYEYLGGAEG; translated from the coding sequence ATGTGGGAGCATTCATTCCGAGATCCACGCCAGGAGCGCCGCCTGTTCCGCTCCCGCGCCATTATCCTGGGCCTGGTTATCTTTCTGCTGCTGTGCGGTCTGGCCTGGCGTATGGCTTACCTGCAGATTACCCTGCACGAAAAATACCGCGACCTGTCGGAAAACAACCGCATGCAGTTGCGGCCGGTGTCGCCTAACCGCGGCCTGATTTACGACCGCAACGGTGTCTTGCTGGCTGAAAACATCCCCTCGTACAGCCTTACCCTGACCCCGGAGCGGGCTCAGGATCAACAACATACACTGACCTTTCTGAATGAACTGATCGGCTTCAGCGAGCGCGAATGGGAACAGATTGAAACCCGCCTCAGCCAGCGCCGCCGGCCATTTGAACCCATTGTGCTGAAACACCGTCTGAGCGAAGAAGAAATCGCCAGCATTATGGTGAACCGCAACTTTATGCCCGGTATCGATGTGGAAGCCCAGCTGGTGCGCCACTATCCGCATGGTGAAGATTTCGCCCATGTACTGGGTTACGTTGGCCGCATCAACCAGCAGGAACAAAACCAGCTCGACCTGGATCCGGAGGCCAAGCGCCGCTACAGCGCCACCCGCTTTATCGGTAAAACCGGGGCCGAAAAACGCTACGAAGATATCCTGCACGGGGAAGTGGGTTACGAAAAAGTCGAAACCAACGCCCGGGGCCGGGTTATCCGGGTTATCGAACGGCAGGATCCGGCTCCCGGTGAAGACATTACCCTGCATCTGGATATCCGCCTGCAGCAGCTGGCCCGCAAAGAAATGCAGGGCATGCGCGGCGGTCTGGTGGCCATTGATATCGAAACCGGCGGCATTCTCAGCCTCTACAGCAACCCCAGCTTTGACCCCAACCTCTTTGTAACCGGCATTTCCCACGCCGACTACGCCGCCCTGCGCGACAATCTGGATCTGCCGCTGTTTGACCGCACCACCCGCGGCCAATACCCGCCGGCGTCGACCTTAAAACCCTTTGTCGGGCTGGCGTTTCTGGAATCCGGCAGCACCAGCTGGAGTGAAACCATTACCGACCACGGCTGGTATCAGCTGCCCAATGACGAGCGTATTTACCGCGACTGGAAACGCACCGGCCACGGACTGGTGAACATGGAGCGGGCCATGGTGGAATCCTGCGATACCTACTTTTATGAAATGGCTGTGCGTGCCGGTATCGACAATATCTCGCCGTTTCTGGCGCAGTTTGGTTTCGGCCGTAATATGACGCTGGATATCCCCAACGCCCTGCCGGGCCTGTTGCCTGACCGCGACTGGAAACGTGGCCGCCACGGCAACTTCTGGTTTGCCGGTGATACCGTCAACCTGGGCATTGGCCAGGGCTATATGCTGGTCACGCCACTGCAGCTGGCCACCGCCACGGCGGTGCTGGGTAACCGCGGTAAATGGCAGATCCCGCGTCTGATTTATGCACAGGGCGAACAGCCGGTAGAAGTGGCGCACGGCGATATTGCCGACATTCAGCTGAAAGCCCCGCGCGACTGGGACCGCATGACCACCGCCATGGAAAAAGTGATTACCGACCTGCGCGGTACCGCCCACCGCCTGCATCAGCGCCGCACCTACAGCATCGCCGCCAAAACCGGTACGGCGCAGGTGGTCGGCATCAAGCAGGATGAAGAATACGACTCGGAAGCCCTGAAAGAACGACTGCGCGACCACGCGCTGTTTATTGCCTACGCACCGGCAGACAACCCTAAAATCGCGGTCGCGGTGGTGATTGAAAACGGTGAATCCGCCGCCCGCACCGCCGGCCCGGTGGCGCAAAGCATTATTTATGAATACCTCGGAGGCGCAGAGGGCTGA
- the rodA gene encoding rod shape-determining protein RodA, with translation MANKDFSRTINDSQGGSGFSRSSALFARAHLDLPLLLLLLLLAASGLLILYSGSGRSIEMVERQALHYLLGFGVLLAAAQFPPRFYQQLAPFAYSLGVVLLAGVLLFGVGAKGAQRWLELPGLPRFQPSELMKLALPIMVAWYMAKRPVPPKLSDIIKAIIILMMPVVMILKQPDLGTSILIATAGLLVVFFAGMSWRLIFSLATLVAAAAPVMWLFVMRDYQKQRVLTFLNPESDPLGSGWNIIQSKTAIGSGGIEGKGWLQGTQSQLEFLPESHTDFIIAVLAEELGLIGVLLLLTLYFFIIMRCLYLSSRCETLFARLVSGSLAVTFFIYVFVNIGMVSGILPVVGVPLPLVSYGGTSVISLLAAFGVIMSMVTHNKH, from the coding sequence ATGGCCAATAAAGATTTCAGCCGCACCATTAATGACAGCCAGGGTGGCAGTGGCTTCAGCCGCAGCAGCGCCCTGTTTGCCCGCGCTCATCTGGATCTGCCGCTGCTGTTGCTGTTGCTGTTGCTGGCCGCCAGTGGCCTGCTGATTCTGTACAGCGGCAGTGGCCGCAGCATTGAGATGGTTGAACGGCAGGCGTTGCATTATTTACTGGGTTTCGGCGTGTTACTGGCCGCTGCGCAGTTTCCGCCGCGCTTCTATCAACAACTGGCCCCCTTTGCTTACAGCCTCGGCGTGGTGCTGCTGGCCGGGGTGTTGCTGTTCGGGGTCGGCGCCAAAGGCGCCCAGCGCTGGCTGGAGTTGCCCGGCCTGCCGCGCTTCCAGCCGTCCGAACTGATGAAACTGGCACTGCCGATCATGGTGGCCTGGTATATGGCCAAACGGCCGGTACCGCCCAAACTCAGTGACATTATCAAGGCCATCATCATCCTGATGATGCCGGTGGTGATGATTCTGAAACAGCCCGATCTCGGCACCTCCATTCTGATTGCCACCGCCGGTCTGCTGGTGGTGTTTTTTGCCGGCATGTCATGGCGGCTGATTTTTTCCCTGGCCACGCTGGTGGCTGCCGCTGCGCCGGTGATGTGGTTGTTCGTGATGCGCGATTACCAGAAACAGCGGGTGCTGACCTTTCTGAACCCGGAATCCGATCCGCTGGGTTCCGGCTGGAATATTATTCAGTCAAAAACGGCCATTGGCTCGGGCGGTATTGAAGGTAAAGGCTGGCTGCAGGGTACGCAGTCACAGCTGGAATTTTTACCGGAAAGTCACACCGATTTTATTATTGCCGTACTGGCAGAAGAATTAGGCTTAATCGGTGTGCTGCTGCTGCTGACGCTGTACTTTTTTATCATCATGCGCTGCCTTTACCTTTCTTCGCGCTGTGAAACTTTATTCGCCCGGCTGGTGTCCGGTAGTCTGGCGGTAACTTTTTTCATTTACGTGTTCGTCAACATCGGCATGGTCAGTGGCATCCTGCCGGTGGTCGGCGTACCGTTACCATTAGTGAGTTACGGCGGTACCTCGGTGATCAGCCTGCTAGCTGCTTTCGGGGTGATAATGTCGATGGTGACACACAATAAACACTAG
- the rlmH gene encoding 23S rRNA (pseudouridine(1915)-N(3))-methyltransferase RlmH, with the protein MKLRLLAVGHKMPAWVEQGYAEYAKRLPADCALELVEIAPGHRAKNTSKEKAMQQEADALRKAIRPQDFVVALDVKGHAWSTEQLAQQLDGWRMQGGDVALLIGGPDGMTPELLTLARQRWSLSALTLPHPLVRVLLAEQLYRAWSILQGHPYHK; encoded by the coding sequence ATGAAACTGCGCCTGCTGGCGGTAGGCCATAAAATGCCGGCCTGGGTTGAGCAGGGCTATGCAGAATATGCCAAACGCCTGCCGGCTGACTGCGCGCTGGAACTGGTCGAAATCGCGCCCGGCCACCGGGCCAAAAACACCAGCAAAGAGAAAGCCATGCAGCAGGAAGCCGACGCCTTGCGTAAGGCCATCCGCCCGCAGGATTTTGTGGTCGCGCTGGATGTGAAAGGCCACGCCTGGAGCACCGAGCAGCTGGCGCAACAGCTGGATGGCTGGCGTATGCAGGGCGGCGATGTCGCACTGCTGATTGGCGGCCCCGATGGCATGACACCAGAATTGCTCACACTGGCGCGTCAGCGCTGGTCATTATCGGCTCTTACCCTGCCGCATCCGCTGGTGCGTGTACTGCTGGCCGAACAGCTGTACCGTGCCTGGAGCATCCTGCAGGGCCATCCTTACCATAAGTGA
- a CDS encoding glutamate-5-semialdehyde dehydrogenase, whose protein sequence is MDVIQYMQTLGQNARQASRAMARASTRDKNQALLAIAAAIRANRAAIMAANQQDMQNGRDNGLDAALLDRLELTDSRIDAMIEGLEQVATLADPVGEITDLKYRPSGIQVGKMRVPLGVIGIIYESRPNVTIEAASLCLKSGNAAILRGGSEAIAANRALAECIRSGLESAGLPATAVQVVETTDRAAVGALITMPEYVDVIVPRGGKGLIERISSDARVPVIKHLDGICHVYIDEHADKTKAINIAINAKTHRYGTCNTMETLLVHSAVATTILPELAAAYAGLGVELRGCERTCAVLAGINSAIEEDWHTEYLAPVLAVKLVDSMDEAIEHINHYGSHHTDSIISENYSLARRFLTEVDSSSVMINASTRFADGFEYGLGAEIGISTDKIHARGPVGLEGLTSQKYVVLGNGEIRQ, encoded by the coding sequence ATGGATGTCATCCAGTACATGCAAACCCTCGGTCAGAATGCCCGCCAGGCCTCCCGTGCCATGGCCCGCGCTTCCACCCGGGACAAAAACCAGGCGCTGCTGGCCATTGCCGCCGCCATCCGGGCAAACCGTGCCGCTATTATGGCGGCCAATCAGCAGGATATGCAGAATGGCCGCGATAACGGTCTGGATGCCGCCCTGCTCGACCGGCTGGAACTGACCGACAGCCGCATTGACGCCATGATCGAAGGGCTGGAGCAGGTTGCCACGCTGGCCGACCCAGTGGGTGAAATCACCGATCTGAAATACCGCCCCAGCGGTATTCAGGTGGGCAAAATGCGCGTCCCGCTGGGCGTGATCGGCATCATTTACGAAAGCCGCCCCAACGTCACCATTGAAGCCGCCAGCCTGTGTCTGAAATCCGGCAACGCGGCCATTCTGCGCGGCGGTTCCGAAGCCATTGCCGCCAACCGGGCGCTGGCCGAGTGCATCCGCAGCGGCCTGGAAAGCGCCGGTCTGCCGGCCACTGCTGTGCAGGTGGTGGAAACCACCGACCGCGCTGCCGTGGGTGCGCTGATTACCATGCCCGAATACGTTGATGTCATTGTACCGCGCGGCGGCAAAGGCCTGATCGAACGCATCAGCAGCGACGCCCGGGTACCGGTTATCAAGCACCTGGATGGTATCTGCCACGTTTATATCGACGAGCACGCCGATAAGACCAAGGCCATCAATATTGCCATCAATGCCAAAACCCACCGTTACGGCACCTGCAACACCATGGAAACCCTGCTGGTGCACAGCGCCGTTGCCACCACCATTCTGCCGGAACTGGCCGCCGCCTATGCCGGGCTGGGCGTGGAACTGCGCGGCTGTGAGCGCACTTGTGCGGTACTGGCCGGCATCAACAGCGCCATCGAAGAAGACTGGCATACCGAATATCTGGCACCGGTGCTGGCGGTTAAGCTGGTGGATTCCATGGATGAAGCCATTGAGCACATTAACCACTACGGTTCGCACCATACCGACAGCATCATCAGCGAAAATTACAGTCTGGCCCGGCGTTTCCTGACCGAAGTGGATTCCAGCTCGGTAATGATCAACGCCTCCACCCGCTTTGCCGATGGCTTTGAATACGGCCTGGGCGCGGAAATCGGTATTTCCACCGACAAAATCCATGCCCGTGGTCCGGTGGGTCTGGAAGGGCTGACGTCACAGAAATACGTGGTACTGGGTAATGGCGAAATCCGCCAGTAA
- a CDS encoding class I SAM-dependent methyltransferase, whose amino-acid sequence MTTSLSVADTSADTSRISISAHYTGYVWYKHGLSASAFVTPMGRLANALLTPVNALLKGLAGAHIDTFLLQRHQVLDHLLTELIEQEGVEQIVELAAGLSPRGYRISERYPHVTYIETDLPGMAARKAALLQQLQRPDRHRVQACNILQQDGPESLQAVLGSLDKQRKTVVISEGLVNYFPLPVIREVWSRLARELHEFPTGTYLTDLYPDFADHPSYRYVKFAQKLVGFFTRGEWPLHYPSDAAIQAGFGQDGFSKTEVHDPAAYYERLNLPRARSATLVRLIRART is encoded by the coding sequence ATGACCACCAGTCTCTCTGTGGCAGACACCTCTGCCGACACCTCGCGCATCAGCATCAGTGCCCACTACACCGGCTACGTCTGGTACAAACACGGGCTGTCGGCCAGCGCGTTTGTCACGCCTATGGGCCGGCTGGCCAATGCCCTGCTGACCCCGGTTAATGCCCTGCTGAAAGGGTTGGCCGGCGCCCATATTGATACCTTTCTGCTGCAGCGCCATCAGGTTCTGGATCATTTACTGACCGAACTCATTGAACAGGAAGGCGTGGAGCAGATTGTTGAACTGGCGGCGGGGTTATCACCGCGCGGTTACCGCATCAGCGAACGCTACCCGCATGTTACCTATATCGAAACCGATCTGCCCGGTATGGCCGCGCGTAAAGCGGCGCTGCTGCAGCAGTTGCAACGCCCGGACCGGCACCGGGTGCAGGCGTGCAATATTCTGCAGCAGGATGGCCCAGAGTCGTTGCAGGCGGTATTGGGCAGTCTGGATAAACAGCGCAAAACCGTGGTGATTTCTGAAGGTCTGGTGAATTACTTTCCGCTGCCGGTCATCCGCGAGGTCTGGTCACGGCTGGCCAGAGAACTGCATGAATTTCCCACCGGCACCTACCTGACCGATCTGTATCCGGACTTTGCCGACCACCCGTCCTACCGTTATGTGAAATTTGCGCAGAAACTGGTGGGCTTTTTTACCCGCGGCGAGTGGCCGCTGCATTACCCCAGCGATGCGGCCATTCAGGCAGGTTTCGGGCAGGATGGTTTCAGCAAAACCGAAGTGCATGACCCGGCGGCGTATTATGAGCGCCTGAATTTGCCGCGGGCGCGCAGTGCCACGCTGGTGCGGCTGATCCGGGCGCGCACCTGA
- a CDS encoding GGDEF domain-containing protein, whose protein sequence is MTIDLSQEELLPRLQVVVYLLAACAVALTLYDQYRQGLYPLVLSNAIAIPAFLFSAIFIYLKRDQRGYERINYALIFTLAGLALYQLPHYPLQMTHYLYALPLFSFFCLPLRAATLISGVLGIILVAMLWLDRGFLVALRTAANFSLLLGSAWCFAYLTLLKGWSLKRLALTDRISGAYNRRHFFQALTREIARGQSARQSVSLIALVLDDYRQLIDIHGSREMTAFLPRFVTSAQRLIRAGDEIFRLDDDLFVLVLPDCHEDDAIVLMERVKRSLQQRAWKPFAELSLRAVALGVHTGEEARDVEKRLLARIQKQQRASLQLAAFTE, encoded by the coding sequence ATGACCATTGATCTGAGCCAGGAAGAGTTATTACCACGCCTGCAGGTGGTGGTGTATTTACTGGCCGCCTGTGCCGTGGCACTGACGCTTTATGATCAATACCGGCAGGGTCTTTATCCGCTGGTGCTGAGCAATGCCATCGCCATTCCGGCCTTTTTGTTCAGCGCTATTTTTATCTACCTGAAACGTGATCAGCGCGGTTATGAGCGCATTAATTACGCGCTTATTTTTACCCTGGCCGGGCTGGCGCTGTATCAGCTGCCCCATTACCCGTTGCAGATGACGCATTATTTATACGCGCTGCCGTTGTTCAGTTTCTTTTGTCTGCCCTTGCGGGCGGCGACCCTGATCAGCGGGGTGCTGGGTATTATTCTGGTGGCCATGTTATGGCTGGACCGTGGTTTTCTGGTGGCTTTGCGGACGGCGGCTAATTTCAGTCTGTTGCTCGGATCGGCCTGGTGTTTTGCCTATTTAACCCTGCTGAAAGGCTGGTCGCTGAAACGACTGGCGCTGACCGACCGCATTTCCGGTGCCTATAACCGGCGGCATTTTTTTCAGGCCTTAACCCGTGAAATAGCCCGTGGCCAGTCGGCCCGTCAGTCGGTTAGCCTGATTGCTCTGGTGCTGGATGATTACCGGCAGTTAATTGATATACATGGCAGCCGGGAAATGACCGCGTTTCTGCCGCGCTTTGTTACTTCGGCGCAACGCCTGATCCGGGCCGGCGATGAAATTTTCCGGCTGGACGATGACCTGTTTGTACTGGTGTTGCCGGATTGCCACGAAGACGACGCCATTGTGCTGATGGAGCGGGTAAAACGCAGCCTGCAGCAACGCGCCTGGAAACCCTTTGCCGAATTATCCCTGCGCGCGGTGGCGCTGGGGGTGCATACCGGGGAAGAGGCCAGAGATGTGGAAAAACGCTTATTGGCCCGCATACAGAAGCAACAGCGCGCCAGCCTGCAGCTGGCGGCCTTTACCGAATAA
- a CDS encoding GGDEF domain-containing protein, producing the protein MEKTQFHTLIVLQVKIIYCLLAALGLSVIAALDLHEGQYGFAAVAAGFALGLVLYAGYMLLRRRKRSSPYPEWIMVGLLSVFTLFGMHQSEQVAHWIYFVPVYTYFLFPFRAASIFNVLYSIVLVPMVLTQFEQDSRLQMLFTYAACYTFALMYALINERNNRQLAEIVNTDPVTQVFNEHQLYLDLHKEMTLADRQRSSLMLVGVATPDAWHSLNMDDYEQRLGYLGSRLRKHLRQYDACYRLNSDDFVVVMPRSTAEHTQVLKTQLLEALAGQTPPVILPVHAEEYRAEDDPHSLINRLMEGLHDH; encoded by the coding sequence ATGGAAAAAACACAGTTTCACACCCTGATTGTGCTGCAGGTAAAAATTATTTACTGCCTGCTGGCGGCGCTGGGGCTGAGCGTTATTGCGGCACTCGACCTGCACGAGGGCCAGTACGGGTTTGCCGCGGTGGCGGCCGGTTTTGCCCTGGGGCTGGTGCTGTATGCCGGTTATATGTTGTTGCGCCGGCGCAAACGCTCATCGCCGTATCCGGAATGGATTATGGTGGGCCTGTTATCAGTGTTTACGTTGTTCGGTATGCACCAGAGCGAACAGGTCGCGCACTGGATTTATTTTGTCCCGGTCTATACCTATTTTTTGTTTCCCTTCCGCGCCGCCAGTATTTTTAATGTGCTGTACAGCATTGTGCTGGTACCCATGGTACTGACCCAGTTTGAGCAGGACAGCCGGCTGCAGATGTTGTTTACCTATGCCGCCTGCTACACCTTTGCCCTGATGTATGCCCTGATCAACGAACGCAACAACCGCCAGCTGGCCGAGATTGTTAATACCGATCCGGTGACCCAGGTGTTTAACGAACATCAGCTGTATCTGGACCTGCATAAAGAAATGACCCTGGCCGACCGCCAGCGCAGCAGTCTGATGCTGGTCGGGGTGGCGACACCGGACGCCTGGCACAGCCTGAATATGGATGATTACGAACAGCGGCTTGGCTATCTGGGCAGCCGGCTGCGCAAGCATCTGCGACAGTACGATGCCTGTTACCGGTTAAACAGTGATGATTTTGTGGTGGTGATGCCGCGCAGTACGGCCGAGCATACGCAGGTGCTGAAAACGCAGTTACTGGAGGCGCTGGCGGGACAGACCCCGCCGGTAATTTTGCCGGTGCATGCGGAAGAATACCGCGCCGAAGACGATCCCCACAGCCTGATCAACCGCCTGATGGAGGGCTTGCATGACCATTGA
- the rsfS gene encoding ribosome silencing factor: MQTEQMKDLVIDALEDLKALNITVLDVRGRTSVTDWMIIATGTSNRHVAAVAGNVEEKAKAAGLRPHGTEGRASSDWVLIDLIDVVVHVMTDQARHFYDLERLWGEPGSGTTEA, translated from the coding sequence ATGCAAACAGAGCAAATGAAAGACCTGGTGATTGACGCCCTGGAAGACCTGAAGGCCCTGAATATCACCGTCCTCGACGTCCGCGGCCGTACCTCCGTCACCGACTGGATGATTATCGCCACCGGTACCTCCAACCGTCATGTCGCCGCCGTAGCCGGTAATGTGGAAGAAAAAGCCAAAGCCGCCGGCCTGCGTCCGCACGGCACCGAAGGCCGGGCGTCGTCCGACTGGGTGCTGATCGACCTGATCGACGTAGTGGTCCACGTTATGACCGATCAGGCCCGTCACTTCTACGACCTTGAACGCCTGTGGGGTGAACCCGGTAGCGGAACCACCGAGGCATGA